A region from the Phycodurus eques isolate BA_2022a chromosome 12, UOR_Pequ_1.1, whole genome shotgun sequence genome encodes:
- the LOC133410657 gene encoding dynein light chain Tctex-type 3-like translates to MDEYNNGDEAVFNADEATNNIKECIEGVIGGMDYSQSKVNQWSAAIVEHSLTQLVKQGRPFKYIVNCTVMQKSGAGLHTANSCYWDNTADGSCTVRWENRTMYCVVSVFAVAI, encoded by the exons GCGGTCTTCAATGCCGACGAAGCCACGAACAACATTAAAGAG TGCATCGAGGGCGTCATCGGCGGCATGGACTACAGTCAAAGCAAAGTGAACCAGTGGAGCGCCGCCATCGTGGAGCACTCTCTGACTCAGCTGGTCAAACAAGGTCGCCCCTTCAAGTACATAG TTAACTGCACCGTCATGCAGAAGAGCGGCGCCGGTCTGCACACGGCAAATTCGTGCTACTGGGACAACACCGCGGATG gAAGCTGCACAGTGCGATGGGAGAACCGCACCATGTACTGCGTGGTCAGCGTCTTTGCCGTCGCGATATAA
- the xk gene encoding membrane transport protein XK isoform X1, translated as MRVPSSIFLSVSLFTAETTAALYLSSTYRSAGDRAWQQLTLLFSLVPSVLVQLALIFFHRDLGRDRPFILLLHMLQFGPIVRCLEAFWTYGSVGRVEDPYVSITRKKQMPRRGRPEEVERQVGQAEGKLVTHRAAFARTAVMQAFLGSAPQLTLQLYICVLQRGVSVGRGTLMAISLLSIVYGALRCNILAIKIKYEEYQVTMSPSAYLCIFLWRSCEIASRVVVLVLFSSVLKIWVLPVVLANFLVFFLYPWILFWRTHSPFPQHIEKTLTHVGTAVVLCMLTFLYAGINMFCWSAVQVKLSDPDLINKSQNWYRMVVYYMLRFIENASLLLIWYIYRTDFYEFMSAPLLMLELLLAYAACIFFMLIFYQTCHPCRRLFNSSMGQGFEDCCALLCLSCTSAESSHEPREELAPDDACYDIPSDGGGEAANGGGHNA; from the exons ATGCGAGTGCCCAGCTCCATCTTTTTGTCGGTGTCACTGTTCACGGCCGAGACCACTGCGGCGCTCTACCTGAGCTCCACGTACCGGTCGGCGGGGGACCGGGCGTGGCAGCAGCTCACCCTGCTCTTCTCGCTGGTGCCGTCCGTGCTGGTGCAGCTGGCCCTCATCTTCTTCCACCGGGACCTGGGCAGGGACAGGCCCTTCATCCTGCTGCTGCACATGCTCCAGTTCGGACCCATCGTCAG GTGTTTGGAAGCGTTCTGGACCTACGGCAGCGTGGGCCGCGTGGAGGATCCCTACGTCAGCATCACCAGGAAGAAGCAGATGCCCCGCCGGGGCCGGCCCGAGGAGGTGGAGCGCCAGGTGGGCCAGGCCGAGGGCAAGCTGGTGACGCACCGGGCGGCCTTCGCGCGCACCGCCGTCATGCAGGCCTTCCTGGGCTCGGCGCCGCAGCTCACGCTGCAGCTCTACATCTGCGTGCTGCAGCGAGGCGTGTCCGTCGGGAGAG GCACTCTGATGGCGATCTCATTGCTGTCCATCGTGTACGGCGCCCTCCGCTGCAACATCCTGGCCATCAAGATCAAATACGAAGAATACCAAGTGACCATGAGTCCGTCGGCCTACCTGTGCATCTTCCTGTGGCGCAGCTGCGAGATCGCCAGCCGCGTGGTGGTGCTGGTTCTGTTCAGCTCGGTGCTGAAAATCTGGGTGCTTCCCGTGGTTCTGGCCAACTTCCTGGTCTTCTTCCTCTACCCGTGGATCCTGTTCTGGAGGACCCACTCGCCCTTCCCGCAGCATATCGAGAAGACTCTGACACACGTGGGCACCGCCGTCGTGCTGTGCATGCTCACCTTCCTGTACGCCGGCATCAACATGTTCTGCTGGTCGGCCGTGCAGGTGAAGCTCAGCGACCCGGACCTCATCAACAAGTCCCAGAACTGGTACCGCATGGTGGTGTACTACATGCTGCGCTTCATCGAGAACGCCTCGCTGCTGCTGATCTGGTACATCTACAGGACGGACTTCTACGAGTTCATGTCGGCGCCGCTGCTCATGCTGGAGCTGCTGTTGGCCTACGCCGCTTGCATCTTCTTCATGCTGATCTTCTACCAGACCTGCCACCCGTGTCGCCGGCTCTTTAACTCCAGCATGGGCCAGGGCTTCGAGGACTGCTGCGCCCTCCTCTGCCTGTCGTGCACCTCGGCGGAGTCGAGCCACGAGCCCCGCGAGGAGCTCGCGCCGGACGACGCGTGTTACGACATTCCCAGCGATGGGGGCGGAGAAGCGGCGAACGGTGGCGGCCACAATGCCTGA
- the xk gene encoding membrane transport protein XK isoform X2, giving the protein MRVPSSIFLSVSLFTAETTAALYLSSTYRSAGDRAWQQLTLLFSLVPSVLVQLALIFFHRDLGRDRPFILLLHMLQFGPIVRCLEAFWTYGSVGRVEDPYVSITRKKQMPRRGRPEEVERQVGQAEGKLVTHRAAFARTAVMQAFLGSAPQLTLQLYICVLQRGVSVGRGTLMAISLLSIVYGALRCNILAIKIKYEEYQVTMSPSAYLCIFLWRSCEIASRVVVLVLFSSVLKIWVLPVVLANFLVFFLYPWILFWRTHSPFPQHIEKTLTHVKLSDPDLINKSQNWYRMVVYYMLRFIENASLLLIWYIYRTDFYEFMSAPLLMLELLLAYAACIFFMLIFYQTCHPCRRLFNSSMGQGFEDCCALLCLSCTSAESSHEPREELAPDDACYDIPSDGGGEAANGGGHNA; this is encoded by the exons ATGCGAGTGCCCAGCTCCATCTTTTTGTCGGTGTCACTGTTCACGGCCGAGACCACTGCGGCGCTCTACCTGAGCTCCACGTACCGGTCGGCGGGGGACCGGGCGTGGCAGCAGCTCACCCTGCTCTTCTCGCTGGTGCCGTCCGTGCTGGTGCAGCTGGCCCTCATCTTCTTCCACCGGGACCTGGGCAGGGACAGGCCCTTCATCCTGCTGCTGCACATGCTCCAGTTCGGACCCATCGTCAG GTGTTTGGAAGCGTTCTGGACCTACGGCAGCGTGGGCCGCGTGGAGGATCCCTACGTCAGCATCACCAGGAAGAAGCAGATGCCCCGCCGGGGCCGGCCCGAGGAGGTGGAGCGCCAGGTGGGCCAGGCCGAGGGCAAGCTGGTGACGCACCGGGCGGCCTTCGCGCGCACCGCCGTCATGCAGGCCTTCCTGGGCTCGGCGCCGCAGCTCACGCTGCAGCTCTACATCTGCGTGCTGCAGCGAGGCGTGTCCGTCGGGAGAG GCACTCTGATGGCGATCTCATTGCTGTCCATCGTGTACGGCGCCCTCCGCTGCAACATCCTGGCCATCAAGATCAAATACGAAGAATACCAAGTGACCATGAGTCCGTCGGCCTACCTGTGCATCTTCCTGTGGCGCAGCTGCGAGATCGCCAGCCGCGTGGTGGTGCTGGTTCTGTTCAGCTCGGTGCTGAAAATCTGGGTGCTTCCCGTGGTTCTGGCCAACTTCCTGGTCTTCTTCCTCTACCCGTGGATCCTGTTCTGGAGGACCCACTCGCCCTTCCCGCAGCATATCGAGAAGACTCTGACACAC GTGAAGCTCAGCGACCCGGACCTCATCAACAAGTCCCAGAACTGGTACCGCATGGTGGTGTACTACATGCTGCGCTTCATCGAGAACGCCTCGCTGCTGCTGATCTGGTACATCTACAGGACGGACTTCTACGAGTTCATGTCGGCGCCGCTGCTCATGCTGGAGCTGCTGTTGGCCTACGCCGCTTGCATCTTCTTCATGCTGATCTTCTACCAGACCTGCCACCCGTGTCGCCGGCTCTTTAACTCCAGCATGGGCCAGGGCTTCGAGGACTGCTGCGCCCTCCTCTGCCTGTCGTGCACCTCGGCGGAGTCGAGCCACGAGCCCCGCGAGGAGCTCGCGCCGGACGACGCGTGTTACGACATTCCCAGCGATGGGGGCGGAGAAGCGGCGAACGGTGGCGGCCACAATGCCTGA
- the piga gene encoding phosphatidylinositol N-acetylglucosaminyltransferase subunit A isoform X4 has protein sequence MNMVFTDHSLFGFADVSSVLTNKLLTVSLCDTNHVVCVSYTSKENTVLRAALDPEIVSVIPNAVEHGDFTPDPSQRRDDRITIVVISRLVYRKGIDLLSGIIPELCLKHPDLHFLIGGEGPKRLVLEEVREKYQLHDRVRLLGPLEHKDVRGVLVQGHIFLNTSLTEAFCMAIVEGASCGLQVVSTRVGGIPEVLPEDLITLCEPTVHSLCAGLETVIAQQRSGSVSTPASVHARVRNLYTWRNVAERTEKVYDRVCGEEVLPLDRRLQRLRTHCGPVAGTIFAFVAVLDFLFLLFLQWLLPDRLMDGAVDASGPRGLWGQEPSESKYKAPSKRVVKSAASSRSDDAD, from the exons ATGAACATG GTGTTCACTGACCACTCGCTCTTCGGCTTTGCCGACGTCAGCTCCGTGCTGACCAACAAGCTCCTGACGGTGTCGCTGTGTGATACCAACCACGTCGTGTGCGTCTCGTACACCAGCAAGGAGAACACCGTGCTGCGCGCCGCGCTCGACCCGGAGATCGTCTCCGTCATTCCCAACGCGGTCGAGCACGGCGACTTCACGCCCGACCCGTCCCAGCGCCGCGACGACAGGATCACCATCGTCGTGATCAGTCGCCTTGTCTACCGCAAAG GCATTGATCTTCTCAGTGGAATCATCCCAGAGCTCTGCCTCAAACATCCAGATCTTCATTTCCTCATCGGTGGAGAGGGGCCAAAGAGACTTGTGTTGGAGGAAGTGAGGGAGAAATACCAACTACATGACAG GGTGCGTCTTTTGGGGCCGCTGGAGCACAAAGATGTCCGAGGGGTTCTGGTGCAAGGTCACATCTTCCTCAACACGTCGCTCACCGAAGCTTTCTGCATGGCCATCGTGGAGGGAGCCAGCTGTGGACTGCAG GTTGTCAGCACTCGTGTGGGTGGGATTCCGGAGGTGCTACCCGAGGACTTGATCACCCTTTGTGAGCCGACCGTACACTCGCTGTGCGCCGGGCTGGAAACGGTCATAGCGCAGCAGCGTTCCGGCTCCGTCTCCACGCCCGCCTCTGTTCACGCACGGGTGCGCAATCTCTACACCTGGAGGAACGTCGCCGAGAGGACCGAAAAG GTGTATGACAGAGTCTGCGGCGAGGAGGTGCTTCCCCTGGACCGACGCCTTCAGAGGCTTCGGACTCACTGCGGCCCGGTGGCTGGCACCATCTTTGCCTTTGTGGCGGTTCTGGACTTCCTCTTCCTGTTGTTCCTCCAGTGGTTGCTGCCTGACAGGCTCATGGACGGGGCTGTGGACGCCAGCGGTCCTCGCGGATTGTGGGGGCAAGAACCAAGCGAGAGTAAATATAAAGCTCCGTCAAAAAGAGTCGTCAAGTCAGCGGCTTCATCTCGCTCTGACGACGCGGACTGA
- the piga gene encoding phosphatidylinositol N-acetylglucosaminyltransferase subunit A isoform X3, with the protein MRHRRRATPLNHAAQAVSGTPAEALKAPCLIEKGHKVVIVTHAYGHRKGVRYLTNGLKVYYLPLQVMYNQSTTTTFFHSMPLLRCVFVRERITVVHSHSSFSAMAHDALFHAKTMGLNTVFTDHSLFGFADVSSVLTNKLLTVSLCDTNHVVCVSYTSKENTVLRAALDPEIVSVIPNAVEHGDFTPDPSQRRDDRITIVVISRLVYRKGIDLLSGIIPELCLKHPDLHFLIGGEGPKRLVLEEVREKYQLHDRVRLLGPLEHKDVRGVLVQGHIFLNTSLTEAFCMAIVEGASCGLQVVSTRVGGIPEVLPEDLITLCEPTVHSLCAGLETVIAQQRSGSVSTPASVHARVRNLYTWRNVAERTEKVYDRVCGEEVLPLDRRLQRLRTHCGPVAGTIFAFVAVLDFLFLLFLQWLLPDRLMDGAVDASGPRGLWGQEPSESKYKAPSKRVVKSAASSRSDDAD; encoded by the exons ATGCGCCACAGAAGAAGAGCAACACCTCTCAATCACGCAGCTCAAGCAGTCTCTGGAACCCCCGCAGAGGCCCTCAAAGCCCCC TGTCTGATCGAGAAGGGACACAAGGTGGTGATCGTCACGCACGCCTACGGCCACAGGAAGGGCGTCAGGTACCTGACCAATGGCCTTAAGGTCTACTACCTGCCCCTGCAGGTGATGTACAACCagtccaccaccaccaccttctTCCACAGCATGCCGCTCCTGCGCTGTGTATTCGTCAGGGAGCGCATCACCGTGGTGCACTCGCACAGCTCCTTCTCCGCTATGGCCCACGATGCTTTGTTCCACGCTAAGACCATGGGCCTGAACACG GTGTTCACTGACCACTCGCTCTTCGGCTTTGCCGACGTCAGCTCCGTGCTGACCAACAAGCTCCTGACGGTGTCGCTGTGTGATACCAACCACGTCGTGTGCGTCTCGTACACCAGCAAGGAGAACACCGTGCTGCGCGCCGCGCTCGACCCGGAGATCGTCTCCGTCATTCCCAACGCGGTCGAGCACGGCGACTTCACGCCCGACCCGTCCCAGCGCCGCGACGACAGGATCACCATCGTCGTGATCAGTCGCCTTGTCTACCGCAAAG GCATTGATCTTCTCAGTGGAATCATCCCAGAGCTCTGCCTCAAACATCCAGATCTTCATTTCCTCATCGGTGGAGAGGGGCCAAAGAGACTTGTGTTGGAGGAAGTGAGGGAGAAATACCAACTACATGACAG GGTGCGTCTTTTGGGGCCGCTGGAGCACAAAGATGTCCGAGGGGTTCTGGTGCAAGGTCACATCTTCCTCAACACGTCGCTCACCGAAGCTTTCTGCATGGCCATCGTGGAGGGAGCCAGCTGTGGACTGCAG GTTGTCAGCACTCGTGTGGGTGGGATTCCGGAGGTGCTACCCGAGGACTTGATCACCCTTTGTGAGCCGACCGTACACTCGCTGTGCGCCGGGCTGGAAACGGTCATAGCGCAGCAGCGTTCCGGCTCCGTCTCCACGCCCGCCTCTGTTCACGCACGGGTGCGCAATCTCTACACCTGGAGGAACGTCGCCGAGAGGACCGAAAAG GTGTATGACAGAGTCTGCGGCGAGGAGGTGCTTCCCCTGGACCGACGCCTTCAGAGGCTTCGGACTCACTGCGGCCCGGTGGCTGGCACCATCTTTGCCTTTGTGGCGGTTCTGGACTTCCTCTTCCTGTTGTTCCTCCAGTGGTTGCTGCCTGACAGGCTCATGGACGGGGCTGTGGACGCCAGCGGTCCTCGCGGATTGTGGGGGCAAGAACCAAGCGAGAGTAAATATAAAGCTCCGTCAAAAAGAGTCGTCAAGTCAGCGGCTTCATCTCGCTCTGACGACGCGGACTGA
- the piga gene encoding phosphatidylinositol N-acetylglucosaminyltransferase subunit A isoform X1 produces the protein MRHRRRATPLNHAAQAVSGTPAEALKAPVRKHNICMVSDFFYPNMGGVESHIYLLSQCLIEKGHKVVIVTHAYGHRKGVRYLTNGLKVYYLPLQVMYNQSTTTTFFHSMPLLRCVFVRERITVVHSHSSFSAMAHDALFHAKTMGLNTVFTDHSLFGFADVSSVLTNKLLTVSLCDTNHVVCVSYTSKENTVLRAALDPEIVSVIPNAVEHGDFTPDPSQRRDDRITIVVISRLVYRKGIDLLSGIIPELCLKHPDLHFLIGGEGPKRLVLEEVREKYQLHDRVRLLGPLEHKDVRGVLVQGHIFLNTSLTEAFCMAIVEGASCGLQVVSTRVGGIPEVLPEDLITLCEPTVHSLCAGLETVIAQQRSGSVSTPASVHARVRNLYTWRNVAERTEKVYDRVCGEEVLPLDRRLQRLRTHCGPVAGTIFAFVAVLDFLFLLFLQWLLPDRLMDGAVDASGPRGLWGQEPSESKYKAPSKRVVKSAASSRSDDAD, from the exons ATGCGCCACAGAAGAAGAGCAACACCTCTCAATCACGCAGCTCAAGCAGTCTCTGGAACCCCCGCAGAGGCCCTCAAAGCCCCCGTCAGGAAGCACAACATCTGCATGGTGTCGGACTTCTTTTACCCCAACATGGGAGGAGTGGAGAGTCACATTTACCTCCTGTCACAGTGTCTGATCGAGAAGGGACACAAGGTGGTGATCGTCACGCACGCCTACGGCCACAGGAAGGGCGTCAGGTACCTGACCAATGGCCTTAAGGTCTACTACCTGCCCCTGCAGGTGATGTACAACCagtccaccaccaccaccttctTCCACAGCATGCCGCTCCTGCGCTGTGTATTCGTCAGGGAGCGCATCACCGTGGTGCACTCGCACAGCTCCTTCTCCGCTATGGCCCACGATGCTTTGTTCCACGCTAAGACCATGGGCCTGAACACG GTGTTCACTGACCACTCGCTCTTCGGCTTTGCCGACGTCAGCTCCGTGCTGACCAACAAGCTCCTGACGGTGTCGCTGTGTGATACCAACCACGTCGTGTGCGTCTCGTACACCAGCAAGGAGAACACCGTGCTGCGCGCCGCGCTCGACCCGGAGATCGTCTCCGTCATTCCCAACGCGGTCGAGCACGGCGACTTCACGCCCGACCCGTCCCAGCGCCGCGACGACAGGATCACCATCGTCGTGATCAGTCGCCTTGTCTACCGCAAAG GCATTGATCTTCTCAGTGGAATCATCCCAGAGCTCTGCCTCAAACATCCAGATCTTCATTTCCTCATCGGTGGAGAGGGGCCAAAGAGACTTGTGTTGGAGGAAGTGAGGGAGAAATACCAACTACATGACAG GGTGCGTCTTTTGGGGCCGCTGGAGCACAAAGATGTCCGAGGGGTTCTGGTGCAAGGTCACATCTTCCTCAACACGTCGCTCACCGAAGCTTTCTGCATGGCCATCGTGGAGGGAGCCAGCTGTGGACTGCAG GTTGTCAGCACTCGTGTGGGTGGGATTCCGGAGGTGCTACCCGAGGACTTGATCACCCTTTGTGAGCCGACCGTACACTCGCTGTGCGCCGGGCTGGAAACGGTCATAGCGCAGCAGCGTTCCGGCTCCGTCTCCACGCCCGCCTCTGTTCACGCACGGGTGCGCAATCTCTACACCTGGAGGAACGTCGCCGAGAGGACCGAAAAG GTGTATGACAGAGTCTGCGGCGAGGAGGTGCTTCCCCTGGACCGACGCCTTCAGAGGCTTCGGACTCACTGCGGCCCGGTGGCTGGCACCATCTTTGCCTTTGTGGCGGTTCTGGACTTCCTCTTCCTGTTGTTCCTCCAGTGGTTGCTGCCTGACAGGCTCATGGACGGGGCTGTGGACGCCAGCGGTCCTCGCGGATTGTGGGGGCAAGAACCAAGCGAGAGTAAATATAAAGCTCCGTCAAAAAGAGTCGTCAAGTCAGCGGCTTCATCTCGCTCTGACGACGCGGACTGA
- the piga gene encoding phosphatidylinositol N-acetylglucosaminyltransferase subunit A isoform X2, whose translation MRHRRRATPLNHAAQAVSGTPAEALKAPVRKHNICMVSDFFYPNMGGVESHIYLLSQCLIEKGHKVVIVTHAYGHRKGVSMPLLRCVFVRERITVVHSHSSFSAMAHDALFHAKTMGLNTVFTDHSLFGFADVSSVLTNKLLTVSLCDTNHVVCVSYTSKENTVLRAALDPEIVSVIPNAVEHGDFTPDPSQRRDDRITIVVISRLVYRKGIDLLSGIIPELCLKHPDLHFLIGGEGPKRLVLEEVREKYQLHDRVRLLGPLEHKDVRGVLVQGHIFLNTSLTEAFCMAIVEGASCGLQVVSTRVGGIPEVLPEDLITLCEPTVHSLCAGLETVIAQQRSGSVSTPASVHARVRNLYTWRNVAERTEKVYDRVCGEEVLPLDRRLQRLRTHCGPVAGTIFAFVAVLDFLFLLFLQWLLPDRLMDGAVDASGPRGLWGQEPSESKYKAPSKRVVKSAASSRSDDAD comes from the exons ATGCGCCACAGAAGAAGAGCAACACCTCTCAATCACGCAGCTCAAGCAGTCTCTGGAACCCCCGCAGAGGCCCTCAAAGCCCCCGTCAGGAAGCACAACATCTGCATGGTGTCGGACTTCTTTTACCCCAACATGGGAGGAGTGGAGAGTCACATTTACCTCCTGTCACAGTGTCTGATCGAGAAGGGACACAAGGTGGTGATCGTCACGCACGCCTACGGCCACAGGAAGGGCGTCAG CATGCCGCTCCTGCGCTGTGTATTCGTCAGGGAGCGCATCACCGTGGTGCACTCGCACAGCTCCTTCTCCGCTATGGCCCACGATGCTTTGTTCCACGCTAAGACCATGGGCCTGAACACG GTGTTCACTGACCACTCGCTCTTCGGCTTTGCCGACGTCAGCTCCGTGCTGACCAACAAGCTCCTGACGGTGTCGCTGTGTGATACCAACCACGTCGTGTGCGTCTCGTACACCAGCAAGGAGAACACCGTGCTGCGCGCCGCGCTCGACCCGGAGATCGTCTCCGTCATTCCCAACGCGGTCGAGCACGGCGACTTCACGCCCGACCCGTCCCAGCGCCGCGACGACAGGATCACCATCGTCGTGATCAGTCGCCTTGTCTACCGCAAAG GCATTGATCTTCTCAGTGGAATCATCCCAGAGCTCTGCCTCAAACATCCAGATCTTCATTTCCTCATCGGTGGAGAGGGGCCAAAGAGACTTGTGTTGGAGGAAGTGAGGGAGAAATACCAACTACATGACAG GGTGCGTCTTTTGGGGCCGCTGGAGCACAAAGATGTCCGAGGGGTTCTGGTGCAAGGTCACATCTTCCTCAACACGTCGCTCACCGAAGCTTTCTGCATGGCCATCGTGGAGGGAGCCAGCTGTGGACTGCAG GTTGTCAGCACTCGTGTGGGTGGGATTCCGGAGGTGCTACCCGAGGACTTGATCACCCTTTGTGAGCCGACCGTACACTCGCTGTGCGCCGGGCTGGAAACGGTCATAGCGCAGCAGCGTTCCGGCTCCGTCTCCACGCCCGCCTCTGTTCACGCACGGGTGCGCAATCTCTACACCTGGAGGAACGTCGCCGAGAGGACCGAAAAG GTGTATGACAGAGTCTGCGGCGAGGAGGTGCTTCCCCTGGACCGACGCCTTCAGAGGCTTCGGACTCACTGCGGCCCGGTGGCTGGCACCATCTTTGCCTTTGTGGCGGTTCTGGACTTCCTCTTCCTGTTGTTCCTCCAGTGGTTGCTGCCTGACAGGCTCATGGACGGGGCTGTGGACGCCAGCGGTCCTCGCGGATTGTGGGGGCAAGAACCAAGCGAGAGTAAATATAAAGCTCCGTCAAAAAGAGTCGTCAAGTCAGCGGCTTCATCTCGCTCTGACGACGCGGACTGA